From the Campylobacter sp. CNRCH_2014_0184h genome, one window contains:
- a CDS encoding M48 family metallopeptidase — protein MARQSTSIKGILEFKEFRFAFEKKKLKYLRLKIDRDLNFKLSIPLYYEQRDVLRFLEKNESWIRAKEKELSLKRVVLASDELYFLGKKYKLVFNENHKKVLIKKDKIFAKNQKALDLFLRRSARMIFEYFIKKWQFIHKRKVQRICIKEMISRWGSCNHQKAYINLNLKLMQKPIKAIEYVILHELTHLIYPHHQKEFYDFLHKLMPDYKTREVFLKSLIF, from the coding sequence ATGGCAAGGCAAAGCACTAGTATAAAAGGAATTTTAGAATTTAAAGAATTTCGTTTTGCTTTTGAAAAGAAAAAACTTAAATATCTAAGACTTAAGATAGATAGGGATTTAAATTTCAAACTTAGTATACCGCTATATTATGAGCAAAGAGATGTTTTAAGATTTTTAGAAAAAAATGAAAGTTGGATTAGAGCCAAAGAAAAAGAACTTTCTTTAAAAAGAGTAGTTTTAGCAAGTGATGAGTTATATTTTTTAGGTAAAAAATACAAGTTAGTTTTTAATGAAAATCATAAAAAAGTTCTCATAAAAAAAGATAAAATCTTTGCAAAAAATCAAAAAGCCTTAGATCTTTTTTTAAGGCGTAGTGCTAGGATGATTTTTGAATATTTTATAAAAAAATGGCAATTTATCCACAAGAGAAAGGTACAAAGAATTTGTATTAAAGAAATGATTTCAAGATGGGGTTCTTGCAATCATCAAAAAGCATATATAAACTTAAATTTAAAACTCATGCAAAAACCTATAAAAGCTATAGAATATGTGATTTTACATGAACTTACACATTTAATCTACCCACATCATCAAAAAGAATTTTATGATTTTTTACATAAATTAATGCCTGATTACAAGACAAGAGAGGTTTTTCTAAAAAGTCTTATTTTTTAA
- the pepE gene encoding dipeptidase PepE: MKRRNLLKVGALGLAAMLFSGVALNANDVVNFPKDKQKALLLSSSGYKDTGYLNHALPWLKEFVEKNNLKGKKVAFIPYAGVRKTYEQYEAQVAKALESLGLQIISVHRGNAVDIVKSADAIFVGGGNTFELVNQLYNNNLVELIAKRVSEGVPYVGWSAGSNVAGTTMMTTNDMPIVEPKSFNTFNIFPHQINPHFISGKPVGHNGESREERLEEFLIVNPKVVIYALPEGVALLLDGKKAKVLGMDKNAPLLKLENKKEIQKIAIGSEFNY; encoded by the coding sequence ATGAAAAGAAGAAATTTGTTAAAAGTAGGTGCTCTTGGTTTAGCTGCTATGCTTTTTAGCGGTGTTGCTTTAAATGCTAATGATGTGGTTAATTTTCCAAAAGATAAGCAAAAAGCTTTATTGCTCTCAAGTTCAGGCTATAAAGACACTGGGTATTTAAACCATGCTTTACCTTGGCTTAAAGAATTTGTTGAAAAAAATAACTTAAAAGGCAAAAAAGTAGCATTTATACCTTATGCAGGTGTTAGAAAAACTTATGAGCAATATGAAGCACAAGTTGCTAAAGCTTTAGAAAGTTTAGGTCTTCAAATAATTAGTGTACATAGAGGTAATGCTGTTGATATTGTTAAAAGTGCTGATGCGATTTTTGTAGGAGGTGGAAATACTTTTGAACTTGTAAATCAGCTTTATAATAATAACCTAGTAGAACTCATTGCAAAAAGAGTAAGTGAGGGTGTACCTTATGTTGGCTGGTCAGCAGGCTCAAATGTAGCAGGTACAACTATGATGACAACTAATGATATGCCTATAGTTGAACCAAAATCATTCAACACTTTTAATATCTTCCCTCATCAAATCAATCCACATTTTATCTCAGGTAAGCCAGTAGGACATAATGGTGAAAGCCGCGAAGAAAGACTTGAAGAGTTTTTGATTGTTAATCCTAAAGTAGTTATTTATGCTTTGCCTGAAGGTGTTGCATTATTACTTGATGGAAAAAAAGCAAAAGTTTTAGGTATGGATAAAAATGCTCCACTTTTAAAACTTGAAAACAAAAAAGAAATTCAAAAAATCGCTATCGGTTCTGAATTTAACTACTAA
- the hypF gene encoding carbamoyltransferase HypF, whose amino-acid sequence MSHFGYEIHIKGLVQGVGFRPFVFNIAKELNLKGEVYNNSLGVVIILECSNDELEIFKEKLFANLPPLARIDDFNFSYKKLQKTYNEFSISTSQDSEKFSPILSDFALCEDCYNEFYDEKNPRFKYPFITCTNCGPRFSIIKKLPYDRANTTMDEFKMCSFCQSEYEDPVNRRFHAQPLSCPKCKITIFLKDKNQNILAKDEKAFILLAKLLEQGKIIAFKGMGGFHLICDSTNENAINELRIRKNRPKKPFAIMVKDLKMAQELAFINKAEVKLLTSNLKPIVILNSKNIHKSLAPDTNKIGIMLAYMGTHLMLFEHFKKPIIATSANLSSQSIIYEETKLLEQLSDVFDFYLDYDRAIHNSSDDSIAQVISEKAMFLRTSRGLNPLYINTADIFNTKENILALGSELKNEFACFFKNQIFISPYIGDMKSLDIQERFFKILTFFQNSYKLNFDQILSDKHPQFNYVKEFKDYKNFRVQHHYAHLCACLFEHKIYKNDVLAFVFDGTGYGDDGKIWGGEIFRANLKNYERLNHFKNFKLINADIKNIANLALALIFDFNLENKASEFLAKFSQVKLDNLKKIHTQSSLYTSSLGRIIDAFGAFAFDIQKLDYEAQIGLLMEKYYDKNLDYSYKFDIQEKEICFKNAFLQALEDKDKVKISTGLLNGIANLIIEYSKDFKEEVLLCGGVFQNKTLLEILDRKKFTYKTSLQFPCNDSSIALGQLVHYLSLKT is encoded by the coding sequence ATGTCCCACTTTGGATATGAAATTCATATTAAAGGGCTAGTGCAAGGCGTTGGCTTTCGTCCTTTTGTTTTTAATATAGCTAAAGAGCTTAATTTAAAAGGTGAAGTTTATAACAACAGCTTAGGCGTTGTTATAATCCTTGAGTGTAGCAATGATGAATTAGAAATTTTTAAAGAAAAACTTTTTGCTAATTTACCACCTTTAGCTAGGATAGATGATTTTAATTTTTCTTATAAAAAACTTCAAAAAACTTATAATGAATTTAGTATAAGTACTTCACAAGATAGTGAAAAATTTAGTCCGATTTTGAGTGATTTTGCTCTTTGTGAGGATTGCTATAATGAATTTTATGATGAAAAAAACCCGCGTTTTAAATACCCTTTCATCACTTGCACAAATTGTGGACCAAGATTTTCTATTATAAAAAAACTTCCATATGATAGAGCTAATACGACTATGGATGAGTTTAAAATGTGTTCTTTTTGTCAAAGCGAGTATGAAGATCCTGTTAATCGTCGCTTTCATGCTCAACCACTCTCATGCCCAAAATGCAAAATTACTATTTTTTTAAAAGATAAAAATCAAAATATTTTAGCTAAAGATGAAAAAGCTTTTATCTTGCTTGCAAAACTTTTAGAACAAGGTAAAATCATAGCTTTTAAAGGTATGGGTGGGTTTCATTTAATTTGTGATAGTACAAATGAAAATGCTATAAATGAACTTAGAATACGTAAAAATCGCCCTAAAAAGCCTTTTGCTATCATGGTAAAAGATCTTAAAATGGCTCAGGAATTAGCTTTTATTAATAAAGCTGAAGTAAAACTTTTAACTTCAAATTTAAAACCCATAGTTATTTTAAATAGCAAAAATATCCATAAAAGCTTAGCGCCAGATACTAATAAAATAGGTATTATGTTAGCTTATATGGGAACGCATTTAATGCTTTTTGAACATTTTAAAAAACCTATCATTGCAACAAGTGCTAATTTAAGTTCACAAAGCATTATTTATGAAGAAACAAAACTTTTAGAGCAACTTAGTGATGTATTTGATTTTTATCTTGATTATGATAGAGCAATACACAATTCAAGCGATGATAGCATTGCTCAAGTTATTAGCGAAAAAGCTATGTTTTTAAGGACTTCAAGAGGCCTTAATCCGCTTTATATCAATACAGCAGATATTTTTAATACAAAAGAAAATATTCTAGCTCTAGGAAGTGAGTTAAAAAACGAATTTGCATGTTTTTTTAAAAATCAAATTTTTATTTCTCCTTATATAGGCGATATGAAAAGTTTAGACATACAAGAGAGATTTTTTAAAATTTTAACTTTCTTTCAAAACTCTTATAAACTAAATTTTGATCAAATTTTAAGCGATAAACACCCACAATTTAACTATGTAAAAGAATTTAAAGATTATAAAAATTTTCGCGTGCAACATCACTATGCACATCTGTGTGCTTGTTTATTCGAACATAAAATTTACAAAAATGATGTTTTAGCCTTTGTTTTTGATGGAACAGGTTATGGAGATGATGGAAAAATTTGGGGTGGTGAGATTTTTAGAGCGAATTTAAAAAACTATGAAAGGTTAAATCATTTTAAAAATTTCAAACTCATTAATGCAGATATTAAAAATATCGCAAATTTAGCTTTAGCTTTGATTTTTGATTTTAATTTAGAAAACAAAGCTAGCGAGTTTTTAGCTAAATTTTCTCAAGTAAAATTAGACAATCTTAAAAAAATTCACACTCAAAGCTCTTTATATACGAGTTCTCTTGGTAGGATCATCGATGCTTTTGGCGCTTTTGCTTTTGATATACAAAAGCTTGATTATGAAGCACAAATTGGACTTTTGATGGAAAAATATTATGATAAAAATCTTGATTATAGTTACAAATTTGATATCCAAGAAAAAGAAATTTGCTTTAAAAATGCTTTTTTACAAGCTTTAGAAGATAAAGATAAGGTTAAAATTAGCACAGGTTTGCTTAATGGCATTGCAAATTTAATTATAGAATATTCAAAAGATTTTAAAGAAGAAGTGCTTTTGTGTGGTGGGGTATTTCAAAATAAAACCTTACTTGAAATTTTAGATCGAAAAAAATTCACTTATAAAACTTCTTTACAATTTCCTTGTAATGATAGCTCTATTGCGCTTGGGCAGCTTGTGCATTATTTATCTTTAAAAACTTAA
- the hypB gene encoding hydrogenase nickel incorporation protein HypB, translating into MCKDCGCSINEHEHHHDHHHENPALKDEKTINVISKILSKNDHQAAHNREHFNEYNTLCINLMSSPGSGKTTLLEETIKTLKDDLKIAVVEGDLETNNDANRIIKAGGLAHQITTGQTCHLDAFMVHEALHHFKLSELDIVFVENVGNLVCPASYDLGEHLNVVLLSVTEGSDKVEKYPVMFRKADLLVITKADLAQHFDFDFKAASMAAKRLNPKIDIMILDSKTKTGFDLWINYLKMKKELN; encoded by the coding sequence ATGTGTAAAGATTGTGGCTGTTCTATTAATGAACATGAACATCATCATGATCACCATCATGAAAATCCAGCTTTAAAAGATGAAAAAACTATTAATGTTATTAGTAAAATTTTATCAAAAAATGATCATCAAGCAGCTCATAATAGAGAGCATTTTAATGAGTATAATACTCTTTGTATTAATCTAATGAGTTCTCCAGGAAGCGGTAAAACAACACTTTTAGAAGAAACTATAAAAACTTTAAAAGATGATTTAAAAATAGCCGTGGTTGAAGGGGATTTAGAAACTAATAATGATGCAAATCGCATTATCAAAGCAGGAGGCTTAGCTCATCAAATCACCACAGGACAAACTTGTCATTTAGATGCTTTTATGGTGCATGAAGCTTTACATCATTTTAAACTTAGCGAACTTGATATAGTATTTGTTGAAAATGTAGGAAATTTAGTATGTCCTGCAAGTTATGATTTGGGCGAGCATTTAAATGTGGTTTTACTTTCAGTAACAGAAGGTAGCGATAAGGTAGAAAAATATCCAGTGATGTTTAGAAAGGCTGATTTATTAGTCATTACTAAAGCCGATTTAGCTCAGCATTTTGACTTTGATTTTAAAGCAGCTTCTATGGCTGCTAAAAGGCTAAATCCTAAAATAGATATTATGATTTTAGATAGCAAAACAAAAACAGGATTTGATCTTTGGATAAATTATCTAAAAATGAAAAAGGAGCTTAACTAA
- a CDS encoding HypC/HybG/HupF family hydrogenase formation chaperone — protein MCLSIPSKILEIDELNSAIVETLGVKRRVSLDLISEPLKVGDYVLIHVGFAMEKIDTQAAQESLKIYTDIAEKMQNGQIDENEGDMGLKNGFN, from the coding sequence ATGTGTCTTTCTATACCTTCTAAAATTTTAGAAATTGATGAGCTAAATTCAGCCATAGTAGAAACTTTAGGGGTTAAAAGAAGAGTGAGTTTGGATTTAATAAGTGAACCTTTAAAAGTAGGTGATTATGTGCTTATACATGTGGGTTTTGCTATGGAAAAAATCGACACTCAAGCTGCACAAGAGAGTTTAAAAATTTATACAGATATAGCAGAGAAAATGCAAAATGGACAAATTGATGAAAATGAAGGCGATATGGGGCTAAAAAATGGATTTAATTAA
- the hypD gene encoding hydrogenase formation protein HypD has protein sequence MDLINDFRDKERILALKELIASKITKPINIMEICGGHTHNIMKFGLPDLLPKEINFVHGPGCPVCVMPRERIDVALKLASMPNTIFCVLGDMLKVPGSYESLIDLRAKGADVRALYTPLDVIDIALKNPEKNIIFFTIGFETTTPMSGVIIEKSIALNLKNLFFHINHVLVPPAVEAIMQDENVKIDAFLGPSHVSVITGSNIYEPIAKKYKTPIAVSGFEPVDIMLSVLNIVEQMNVNTFEVYNEYHRVVSKEGNLKAKALVEKYFKPCDFEFRGLGVIVNGGLCLKDEFAHLDASKVFDCKVQSKDESKACICGQILRGLAKPYDCKVFAKACTPKNPIGSCMVSSEGVCAAYYKYYQDKA, from the coding sequence ATGGATTTAATTAATGATTTTAGAGATAAAGAAAGAATTTTAGCCCTAAAAGAACTTATTGCTTCTAAAATTACTAAGCCTATTAATATCATGGAAATTTGCGGTGGACATACGCATAATATTATGAAATTTGGTTTGCCTGATTTATTGCCAAAAGAAATTAATTTTGTTCATGGCCCAGGCTGTCCTGTGTGTGTTATGCCTAGAGAGCGTATTGATGTGGCTTTAAAGCTTGCAAGTATGCCAAATACTATCTTTTGTGTATTAGGCGATATGCTTAAAGTGCCAGGAAGTTATGAAAGCTTAATTGATCTTAGAGCCAAAGGAGCTGATGTTAGAGCGCTTTATACACCTTTGGATGTGATAGATATAGCTTTAAAAAACCCTGAGAAAAATATAATCTTTTTTACCATAGGTTTTGAGACAACTACACCTATGAGCGGGGTGATTATAGAAAAAAGTATAGCCTTAAATTTAAAAAATTTATTTTTTCATATTAATCATGTATTAGTTCCACCCGCAGTAGAAGCTATCATGCAAGATGAAAATGTAAAAATTGATGCCTTTTTAGGACCTTCTCACGTAAGCGTTATCACAGGATCAAACATTTATGAACCTATTGCTAAAAAATACAAAACTCCTATAGCAGTAAGTGGATTTGAACCGGTTGATATAATGCTTAGTGTGTTAAATATAGTAGAGCAAATGAATGTAAATACTTTTGAAGTTTATAATGAATATCACAGAGTAGTTAGCAAAGAAGGAAATTTAAAAGCTAAGGCTTTAGTAGAAAAATACTTTAAACCTTGTGATTTTGAATTTAGAGGTCTTGGAGTGATTGTAAATGGTGGGCTTTGTTTAAAAGATGAATTTGCACACTTAGATGCTAGCAAAGTGTTTGATTGTAAAGTGCAAAGTAAAGATGAGAGTAAAGCTTGTATTTGTGGTCAAATTTTAAGAGGTTTAGCTAAACCTTATGATTGTAAGGTGTTTGCAAAAGCTTGCACTCCAAAAAATCCTATAGGTAGCTGTATGGTTTCTAGTGAAGGAGTTTGTGCGGCTTATTATAAATACTATCAAGATAAGGCATAA
- the hypE gene encoding hydrogenase expression/formation protein HypE yields the protein MKQITLAHGGGGEEMNALINEIFSIFENDVLKEANDAAILDDLAFSTDSFVLNPIFLKDINIGKLAVCGSVNDVLMVGAKPLYLSLALILEEGFEIEKLKIILKSIKEECDKAGVKLVCGDTKVVPKNKGDEIYINTSCIGKNIQKINTKDLKSGCSILVSRDIGAHGCAVLVERNNLEANIQSDCKSLKDEVLTLLNADISIKAMRDATRGGLSAVLNEWAKLSNLELLIYEEKIPVCDEVLGVCELFGYEPYELANEGTFIICVDKKDEQKALEILKQFNANAAIIGEITANEKVRVVLENAYGAKRILEAPKGELLPRIC from the coding sequence ATGAAACAAATTACTCTAGCCCACGGTGGTGGTGGTGAAGAAATGAATGCTTTGATAAATGAAATTTTTTCTATTTTTGAAAATGATGTTTTAAAAGAAGCAAATGATGCTGCTATTTTAGATGATTTGGCTTTTAGCACCGATTCTTTTGTACTAAATCCTATCTTTTTAAAAGATATAAATATAGGAAAATTAGCAGTTTGCGGTAGCGTAAATGATGTATTAATGGTGGGAGCAAAACCACTATATTTATCACTAGCTTTGATTTTAGAAGAGGGTTTTGAGATAGAAAAGTTAAAAATTATACTAAAATCTATAAAAGAAGAATGTGATAAAGCAGGAGTAAAACTAGTTTGCGGGGATACTAAAGTTGTTCCTAAAAATAAAGGCGATGAAATATATATTAATACTTCATGTATAGGTAAAAATATACAAAAAATCAATACCAAAGACTTAAAAAGTGGTTGTAGTATCTTAGTTTCAAGGGATATTGGAGCTCATGGTTGTGCAGTTTTGGTTGAAAGAAATAATTTAGAGGCAAATATCCAAAGTGATTGTAAAAGCTTAAAAGATGAAGTTTTAACACTTTTAAATGCAGATATTTCTATAAAAGCAATGCGTGATGCTACGCGTGGTGGACTTAGTGCGGTTTTAAATGAATGGGCTAAATTAAGTAATTTGGAGCTTTTAATATATGAAGAAAAAATTCCAGTTTGTGATGAAGTTTTAGGGGTTTGTGAGCTTTTTGGGTATGAGCCTTATGAGCTTGCAAATGAAGGAACTTTTATTATTTGTGTAGATAAAAAAGATGAGCAAAAAGCATTAGAAATTTTAAAACAATTTAATGCTAATGCAGCCATTATAGGTGAAATCACAGCTAATGAAAAAGTAAGAGTGGTTTTAGAAAATGCTTATGGAGCAAAACGCATTTTAGAAGCTCCAAAAGGCGAACTTTTACCAAGAATTTGCTAA
- a CDS encoding hydrogenase maturation nickel metallochaperone HypA has protein sequence MHELSITESLLELCEEYAQGKVIEEVHVKIGRLSGIEPPLLQRSFETFKENSPLCKNAKFIMHIQEVVVECQKCHFSGVLENNIFWCPKCEDKDLKIIDGEELYLMQLVLKENEDLENNDK, from the coding sequence ATGCATGAGTTAAGTATTACAGAATCATTACTAGAGCTTTGCGAAGAATATGCTCAAGGAAAAGTTATTGAAGAAGTGCATGTTAAAATAGGGCGCTTAAGCGGGATTGAACCTCCACTTTTACAAAGAAGTTTTGAAACTTTTAAAGAAAATAGTCCTTTGTGTAAGAATGCTAAATTTATTATGCATATTCAAGAAGTAGTAGTTGAATGTCAAAAATGCCATTTTAGCGGAGTGCTTGAAAATAATATCTTTTGGTGCCCAAAATGCGAAGATAAAGATTTAAAAATCATAGATGGAGAAGAACTTTATCTTATGCAACTTGTTTTAAAAGAAAACGAGGATTTAGAAAATAATGACAAATAA
- the msrA gene encoding peptide-methionine (S)-S-oxide reductase MsrA, translating to MTNKEIILGAGCFWCTQAVFDEIKGIVYTEVGYSGGKPNPSYESVINGDGNIEVAKIIYNEKQISLEKILELFLKMHDPTSLDKQGADEGKQYRSVIFYQTNEELKIISDFLQKVQKYYTKAIVTQVLKLEKFYKAEDYHQKYFKNNPSQAYCRFVITPKLEKLVNHSNFSF from the coding sequence ATGACAAATAAAGAAATCATCTTAGGTGCGGGTTGTTTTTGGTGCACTCAAGCTGTGTTTGATGAAATTAAAGGCATAGTTTATACAGAAGTAGGTTATAGCGGTGGCAAGCCAAATCCAAGTTATGAAAGCGTGATAAATGGTGATGGGAATATAGAAGTAGCTAAGATAATTTATAATGAAAAACAAATTTCATTAGAAAAAATCTTAGAACTTTTTCTCAAAATGCATGATCCAACAAGCTTAGATAAACAAGGTGCTGATGAGGGGAAGCAATATAGATCAGTTATTTTTTATCAAACTAATGAGGAGTTAAAAATCATTAGTGATTTTTTACAAAAAGTACAAAAATATTACACTAAAGCTATAGTTACGCAAGTTTTAAAATTAGAAAAATTTTATAAGGCTGAGGATTATCATCAAAAATATTTTAAAAATAATCCCAGCCAAGCTTATTGTAGATTTGTCATTACACCAAAGCTAGAAAAACTAGTAAATCATTCTAATTTTTCTTTTTAG
- a CDS encoding DUF2892 domain-containing protein, producing MSKLERVLRIALAIVAFSLGVYFSTWWGLLGLIPLLTGIFAVCPIRVLSGKQACPLGVCPISKKKN from the coding sequence ATGAGTAAATTAGAAAGAGTGCTAAGAATAGCTTTAGCCATAGTGGCGTTTTCTTTAGGAGTTTATTTTTCAACTTGGTGGGGATTGTTGGGTTTAATTCCTTTATTAACAGGTATTTTTGCTGTTTGTCCCATAAGAGTGCTTAGTGGAAAACAAGCTTGTCCACTTGGGGTTTGTCCTATTTCTAAAAAGAAAAATTAG
- a CDS encoding Crp/Fnr family transcriptional regulator, protein MENFLSRFEIEKQDLKLIQEHLQIINIEKDFKVNDKCLGFIKILKGELRAFILTPNAKEITLFHLKENDECVICSECNMDGISYDVFIQSTQNTSIAIIPSTIFQILKEKYPKINNYVLSLITKRFNTLIKVLEQALFMPLSSRICDFLKENASNNTLKITHEALANHLGSAREAVSRILKELEKEGKIKLERSKIILISL, encoded by the coding sequence ATGGAAAATTTTCTTTCTCGTTTTGAAATAGAAAAACAAGATCTCAAACTTATACAAGAGCACTTACAAATAATAAACATTGAAAAAGACTTTAAGGTCAATGATAAATGTTTAGGATTTATAAAAATTTTAAAAGGCGAGCTTAGAGCTTTTATTTTAACCCCAAATGCAAAAGAAATAACACTTTTTCACCTTAAAGAAAATGACGAATGCGTTATTTGCTCTGAGTGTAATATGGATGGCATATCTTATGATGTTTTTATACAAAGTACTCAAAATACAAGTATAGCCATCATCCCCTCAACAATTTTTCAAATTTTAAAAGAAAAATACCCAAAAATTAATAATTATGTTTTAAGTTTAATCACCAAGCGTTTTAATACCTTAATCAAAGTTTTAGAACAAGCTTTATTTATGCCTTTATCTTCTAGAATTTGTGATTTTTTGAAAGAAAATGCTAGCAACAATACTTTAAAAATTACCCATGAAGCTTTAGCTAATCACTTAGGAAGCGCCAGAGAGGCCGTTTCAAGAATTTTAAAAGAATTAGAAAAAGAAGGTAAAATCAAGCTTGAAAGATCTAAAATAATACTAATTTCTTTGTAA
- the tpx gene encoding thiol peroxidase, with translation MNSVLFKGNKVNLKGNNIQVGDMAPNITLKAKDLSGVEIAPKGKTQIIISVPSLDTPVCATEAREFNKKAAASGVEVIVVSMDLPFAMGRFCSTEGIDNLTVASDFVSKEFGEKYGVLMADGPLEGILARAVFVVKDGVVAYKELVNEVTELPNMQALESFFGQSCGCGGCGCH, from the coding sequence ATGAATAGTGTATTATTCAAAGGAAATAAAGTAAATCTAAAAGGAAATAACATCCAAGTTGGCGATATGGCTCCAAATATCACCTTAAAAGCTAAAGATCTTTCAGGTGTTGAAATTGCCCCAAAAGGCAAAACTCAAATTATTATCAGCGTACCAAGTCTTGATACTCCAGTATGTGCAACTGAAGCTAGAGAATTTAATAAAAAAGCAGCAGCAAGCGGTGTAGAAGTAATCGTAGTTAGCATGGATTTACCATTTGCTATGGGTCGTTTTTGCTCAACTGAAGGTATAGATAATTTAACTGTTGCAAGTGATTTTGTTTCTAAAGAATTTGGTGAAAAATATGGTGTTTTAATGGCTGATGGTCCACTTGAGGGAATTTTAGCTAGAGCAGTGTTTGTAGTTAAAGATGGTGTGGTTGCTTATAAAGAATTGGTAAATGAAGTAACAGAACTTCCAAATATGCAAGCTTTAGAAAGCTTCTTTGGTCAAAGTTGTGGATGTGGTGGTTGTGGTTGCCACTAA